GTGTCTGGGCCAGAACGTCCCACGAAAGTGCGCCTTCGACCTTTGGGGCACGGGTGCCCTCATGTGCTGCTGCTGGTACAGCCGCCAAAAGAAGCAGAACGGACGCGATCGACGCACTGGGTTTCATGTATCATCCTTGTTGACCCGAGTATCCAGCGCCATCGATAGACTGTCAAAGACTTACTGAGTATTAGGACGGCGGTGCGTTAAACATTGTAGACCACCCGTTGACGTGCCGGATCGCAACCATGGCAGATTTGTGAAATGCCCACGGAGTATCTAAAAACTGTCTCTAAAAATCCTTCGAGTAGCGGATCGTTGCATTGGTTCCGCCTGAACCACCCGCCTGTGACAGGATACTCAGCGCTTTTGACAGAGAGATCTGGAGCTGGGTGGCGGTAAAGCCTTTCGCATCGGTCACGATCTCTATGTAGATGTTGTTCGAGATATATTTGCCCGCCGCGACCGCGGTGCCGCGGCCTGTCGAAGCATCGGCACCAAGCACGCGCAGCCGGTCGATGCCGGTCGCCGAACGCAGCTTGCCAAGTGGATTCAGGCCACCACCAGACCCACGCAGTGAATTCAGGGCGGCAGCAAGCTGGAGTGCCTGTGTCGCCGAAAGCGACGTGACGGATGTTCCGAACAACAGGCGCGACAGAATTTCGTCCTGTGGCAGCGTCGGTGTCGATCCGAATACGATCTGCGGACGTTGAGCGGTCCCAGTAATATTGATTGTCGCTGTTACGCCGTTGACCGTCGTGGACGCCGCGATCGCAAGTTCGGGATTGATAACCGGGCTGCCAAGGAATGTGATCTTGCTCGACGTATCAAGGTCGAACCGTCGCCCTGCAAAACTATATGTTCCGCGCACCAGCTTGACATCGCCGGTCACGACCGGCGCCGAAGATGTTCCCCCAACGCGCAGGTCGGTTGCCCATTCAGCCTCCAGTCCCATGCCGCTGACGAAAACGCTGTGATCGGCATGAACGCGCAGGTCGAGCTTGAACAGGCCCGGGACGCTCGACGTGGCGTCCGCAGGCTTTACAGGAACAGCCCCGCGCCGACGCACCCCCGACAGTTCGGAGATTTCGGCTGCACCCTGTCGGATAACTTCATAGCGGGCTTCGGGAAGCCGCAAATCGCCACGGATCAACGCGCCGTTGGCCTTGTCATTGGTAACCGCCAGCGTTCCTGAAACGGTCGCGCCCAGCGCATCGCTGCGCGCCAGTTGTGCATTGGTAAAGGTCGCACTGACGTTGATTGGAAAGCCGCTGTCGGCTGCAAAACCGACGTTGCCCTTTGCCTGCACGGTACCTTCGCCAGCTTTTCCGCTGAAATCGCTAATCTCGAACCGATCGTTGGTGAAGCGCCCACTGAGCTTTATCGCACGAATACGCGTTCCGTAGGTCTCGTTGTTATAGGTGAGGTCATTGGCTCGAACGACACCTGTCAGTTGCGGCGCGGAAATGCGGCCTGCAAAATCAGCGGCGATTCCGATCTGGCCGGAAAGTTGCTGATCGGCGATGCCGGACAGAGACCAAAGTACGTCGGCGGGACCGTTGTAGCGGATGCCGCCACCAAGGCCTGCATTCATCAGGCGCGCGCTCAGGCTGGTATCTGACCCGAGCGGTTGCAAGCGAGCCTGCACCCGACCGATCATAGCCCCGTTGCGACGGACAAGCGCGTTGAGCACTGCATCCTGCGCACGAAGCTGGCCGATGGCGGCGATGTTGACCGGTGCCGATACCGCAGTAGCGCCGGATCGGGTGAACCCGGCAACGTCGAGGCGAAGGTCGGCAATAGGGAGAGCGCCCGCCGATGCCTGTGCATAATCGAGCGAGCCGGTCGCTTTACCGCCAACACCGGCTCCGGCGGCAAAGCTGTTCAACAGGCTGAGATCGAGGTTCTGGAACCGGGCGTGTGCATCCATGCCGTTGCCATAACGACCCGACACGACGATCTGCCCCTGTTGCAGGGTGATAGTCGCAGGTTCCAGCGTGTAGATGCCGCGGTTGGCGCGGATCGTGGCGGGCTGAGCAAGGCGGAAGGTGATGGCGTTGATCCGCCCCTGCGCCGCTACGGTGTAGAGATCGGGTGACAAGCGAGTGTTGATTGCGGCCTGAAAAGGAGCGCCGTTCGATCCAGTGGCAACCAGTTGAGCCGATCCGCGCCCACCGCGATAGTCGATCTTCGCGCGGGCGGTCTGGATGACGAACGCGCCCTGTCGCAACCCGGCGACCTGGGCATCGCCGACTATTGAAGGTGCGTTTGGATAAAGGATCGCGACCGCTTTTATGATGGCGCGGTCGATCGTGATCGGGCTTGCGCCGGGAATGCGGGCGTTGTTCGCCGTGGCGTCGATGTCGGCGCGCTGGACTTTGCCCTGTGCAGCGAGTGTCACGATGCCCGCAACTCCCGCGCCGTTGGCGGTCAATCGCCCGGCAAATGGTCCTGGGGCAGTTTGAACGATGCGCCCGGCAAAGTCGATATTCGCAAAGCGAGCACGGTTGATGTCGATGGCAAGTGGCCCCTTGCCCGAGTGGATCAGGACGTCGGCATTGAAAGGGCCATAAGGCGATCCGCCGGTTGCTTTTACCGAATAGCCGGTCCCGGTCCCCCGCACGACGGCATCGACGTTGGTAAGCTGGACGCCGACGTTGGGACGGGCGGCTTTCAGATGGATCAGTGGTTGGGTGGCGGTGCCGGTGATCGCAAGGACGAGTGGGCCATATTGTTTCGAGGTGGCCGCACTATTGAAGGCGATGCGACCGTCTGAACGGTATGTGCCTTCGCCCGACAGGATGCGGAACGAAGGTGCGTTGAGTCGCAGATTGCGGACGGCGATCGTGCCTTGCGGATCGAAGCCAACGTCCGCGCCGACAATTGCCGGACCGCCGAGAAAGTCGCTCGCCGATTTGTTGAAGATGCGGACGGTCTGCGCGACAACATGGCCGGTCATGCCGAAGCCGCCCGAGGGGACGGTGACAAGCTTGACGTCGGTGTTCAGGTTTATCCGGCCGATGCCGTCGATCAAATAATCGTTGACCCGACCTTTCAATGCTCCCCGATAAATGCCTTTGGTCAGGTCAGTGACGACGAGTGCTGTCGCATCGACCTTGTCCGAGTGGATTTTGAGATTGTCGGACAGGATCGATTTGCCGGTGACGGCGAGCTGGCCGTTGATCGTCAGGTTGGTGAGCAGACCGCCGGCGGCTGGGTTGAGGCCGGTGACCCGGCGGGCGCGGGCGTTGAGGGGGATTAATATGTGGTCGGTATCGACCGTTGCGCGACCTTCGGCGTGGAGGCCCTCTACGATGGTAGTACCGAAGCCGATGGCGGCAGCATCCAGCCGGTAATCGATGAGCGGACGGGCGAATGCACCATCGAGCAGCAATGCGATCCCTACGTCGCGGCCATTGAGATTGGGGGCGATCGCGCCGGGGGTTAGCAGGCGGGCATCGACTTTCAGATTGTCGAACCGGGATTTGGCAAGGTCGATTGCCCCGGAGGACACGACGACAAGAGCATTGGATTTCAATGTGATGCGCGTATCAGCGCGTCGGTTTGCGACGGTCGCCGAGGCATCGACGTAAAGGTTAGGCGCGGTCAGGCGTTCGACAGGGCCGGTCAGGATCAGGCCGGGCCGGGTCGGCCCCTTGACCGTAAACGCGCCCGAATGTGCAGTTATGGCGAGGTCGGTAAGCGACTGCCCACCCAACAGGGCATTGGCGTTGCCCTGCCAGTTGGCCCAGCTTCCGCGTCCGGTGACGGTCGCGACCAGCGGCGCTTTCAGACCAGCAAGTTGCGTGACGACGCCACCTGACGGAGCCTGAAGCCGGGCGTCGATGATGAGGCGATTGTCGTCGGGAACTGCGTCCAGTTTCAGGGCAAGGTGATCGCCAGCGGTCGAGGCGGCGGTGCCGGTGATCTGGGCGCGGCGGTCGGCGATCTTTGCACGCGCGTCGATGGCGACGATGCGTTGCGCCCCGGTTACGGGAGCGGCAAGGACGAGGCGGTCGATTTTCAGACGGCCGATGTCGATGTCG
This genomic stretch from Sphingomonas paeninsulae harbors:
- a CDS encoding translocation/assembly module TamB domain-containing protein, which translates into the protein MGFTLFGLLVLAGLAVLGLNTAPGRKFVANQIAGYTLASGLGFEVGQLDGSLYGNLIIRNLRVHDAKGVFATAPEIRLDWRPFAFISNHVDVRSAIAPLIEVSRLPQLKPVPSDPNAPTLPDLDIDIGRLKIDRLVLAAPVTGAQRIVAIDARAKIADRRAQITGTAASTAGDHLALKLDAVPDDNRLIIDARLQAPSGGVVTQLAGLKAPLVATVTGRGSWANWQGNANALLGGQSLTDLAITAHSGAFTVKGPTRPGLILTGPVERLTAPNLYVDASATVANRRADTRITLKSNALVVVSSGAIDLAKSRFDNLKVDARLLTPGAIAPNLNGRDVGIALLLDGAFARPLIDYRLDAAAIGFGTTIVEGLHAEGRATVDTDHILIPLNARARRVTGLNPAAGGLLTNLTINGQLAVTGKSILSDNLKIHSDKVDATALVVTDLTKGIYRGALKGRVNDYLIDGIGRINLNTDVKLVTVPSGGFGMTGHVVAQTVRIFNKSASDFLGGPAIVGADVGFDPQGTIAVRNLRLNAPSFRILSGEGTYRSDGRIAFNSAATSKQYGPLVLAITGTATQPLIHLKAARPNVGVQLTNVDAVVRGTGTGYSVKATGGSPYGPFNADVLIHSGKGPLAIDINRARFANIDFAGRIVQTAPGPFAGRLTANGAGVAGIVTLAAQGKVQRADIDATANNARIPGASPITIDRAIIKAVAILYPNAPSIVGDAQVAGLRQGAFVIQTARAKIDYRGGRGSAQLVATGSNGAPFQAAINTRLSPDLYTVAAQGRINAITFRLAQPATIRANRGIYTLEPATITLQQGQIVVSGRYGNGMDAHARFQNLDLSLLNSFAAGAGVGGKATGSLDYAQASAGALPIADLRLDVAGFTRSGATAVSAPVNIAAIGQLRAQDAVLNALVRRNGAMIGRVQARLQPLGSDTSLSARLMNAGLGGGIRYNGPADVLWSLSGIADQQLSGQIGIAADFAGRISAPQLTGVVRANDLTYNNETYGTRIRAIKLSGRFTNDRFEISDFSGKAGEGTVQAKGNVGFAADSGFPINVSATFTNAQLARSDALGATVSGTLAVTNDKANGALIRGDLRLPEARYEVIRQGAAEISELSGVRRRGAVPVKPADATSSVPGLFKLDLRVHADHSVFVSGMGLEAEWATDLRVGGTSSAPVVTGDVKLVRGTYSFAGRRFDLDTSSKITFLGSPVINPELAIAASTTVNGVTATINITGTAQRPQIVFGSTPTLPQDEILSRLLFGTSVTSLSATQALQLAAALNSLRGSGGGLNPLGKLRSATGIDRLRVLGADASTGRGTAVAAGKYISNNIYIEIVTDAKGFTATQLQISLSKALSILSQAGGSGGTNATIRYSKDF